GGCCTTCCTTGTCAAACTTGCGGCGCGTGATGGGCGTGAGCAGCACCGGGCTAGCTTTTTTGCGTTGCGTTTCGGTCACAAACTTGATGAGGTTCTTGCGGTAGTCCTCCGGCGGCGTGTAGCGGTCAGGATAATTCTCAGCCTCATCGTTGTGGCCGAACTGAATAAACACGTAGTCGCCTTCCTGCAACGCATCCACAACGGGCTGCCAGCGGTTTTCGGCCAGGAAGGTACGGGTGCTACGGCCGTTCTGCGCCCGGTTGTCGACTACCACGGTGGAATCGAAAAACGTGGTCAGTGGCATGCCCCAACCTGTCTCGGGAAAGGTCTGCTTGACCTTGTTCGCCATTGTCGAATCGCCGATGAGGTAAAGCTTGATTTTTTTAGGGCTAGGCCCACTAAAAGCCAGCAGCAAGAAGAGGCTGAGTGGCCAGACTTTTTTGAATAAGGAAGCTAGCATTCTCATTGGTAAAATTTAAACGCCTGTCATGCTGAGCTTGCCGAAGCATCTCGCGTGCAATGGTAACTCTAATGCTAGCTCAACGAAGCGGGAGAGATGCTTCGGCAAGCTCAGCATGACAGTCTGGTCTTACTATTTTACTGCTACTTGGCCTGCGCGTCGACCGTCTTGGCGGCTTGGCGCTGCACGATGTGGTTAGCGAGGTCAAGCTTCAGGGCACGAATGTCGGCTAGCACGATTTGCGCCATCTTGCGGGCACCTAGCTCGTTGAAGTGTGTGTTATCTTCTTTGCCGTCGGGGTAGTTGGGGTGTTCGCCGGGTACTAACTGGTTGAACAGCAGTTTCGAGTTTTCGACGCCGTATTGCTGCAACAATGCTTGGCTCTCGCGGTCCAAGT
This Hymenobacter sp. GOD-10R DNA region includes the following protein-coding sequences:
- a CDS encoding rhamnogalacturonan acetylesterase — translated: MLASLFKKVWPLSLFLLLAFSGPSPKKIKLYLIGDSTMANKVKQTFPETGWGMPLTTFFDSTVVVDNRAQNGRSTRTFLAENRWQPVVDALQEGDYVFIQFGHNDEAENYPDRYTPPEDYRKNLIKFVTETQRKKASPVLLTPITRRKFDKEGRQQETHVAYSRVTSEVAQQYKVPLIDLDKMSRELVQQFGAENSKLLYLQLAPGDHPNYPYGREDNTHFSELGARKIAQMAVNEIKTQHLPLAERIAKPLPKNAVPPTKGKDAQPTTP